The Sphingobacterium lactis sequence GATGCCCTTGAGCTGAAACCTACCATCCTGAGCATCATGATCGGGGTAAATGACTTCTGGCGCACGAAAGATCGCGGAGCGGTCAATACGCCCGAGCAATATAAAGCCCAGTACAAGGAATTGTTGGACAAGACCGTATCGGCCTTGCCTGGTGTCAAGTTGATATTAATCGAACCCTTTGGCGTGAACAATGTAAAACATGTAAAGGACGACTGGTATCCGGAGTTCCCAAAATACCAACAGGTGGTCAAAGAATTGGCTCAGGAATATAAAGCGGTATTCCTACCGTATCAACAGGTTTTTGATCAGGCCTTGAAAAGAAATGCCAATGGTGCTCACTGGACTACAGACGGTGTGCATACCACGATGGCTGGAGCCAATTTGATGGCTGAAGCTTGGTTGAATTTGGTTTCCTAAAAAAACTCATAAAGTAAATCCCTGCCTTAATGGATCAAGCTCAAGAAGCATGGAACCGATTAAGGCAGGGATTATATATTTCCGATCTCTCCTAGCGAGCTAGACGACGCGAACCAATAGTCCTTTTAGATACTCCCCTTCCGGAAAAGATGCCCGAACCGGATGGTCTTCGGGTTGGCAGAATTGATAGATGTATTGAATTTCCTTGCCAGCATCCAATGCTGCCCATGCAATCACCTGCTTGAAGGTCTCGATATCCATCGCCCCCGAACAGGAGAATGTGGCCAGAATTCCACCGCTATTCAATAGCAGCAATCCCCTTCTATTTAAATCCTTATACGCACGCGATGCTTTTTCCAATGTGGAGCGTGATGGTGCATATTTCGGGGGATCCAGAACGATCAGGTCAAATTTTTCACCCTGCTCGCCCAATTCTCGCAAATATTTATTCACATCGGATTGCACTGCACTATGTTTATCGGCTGCAAAGCCATTCTTCTGTACATTGCTCTTCAGGGTTTCGATCGCCAAAGCCGAACTGTCCACCGAAGTCACCGATTGTGCCCCCTGACGAAACGCATTCAGCGTAAATCCACCGGAATAGCAAAAACAGTCGAGCACCTTCTTATCCTTGGCATAACGTGCAGTGATGGCACGGTTCTCCCGTTGGTCGCAATAGAATCCGGATTTCTGCCCCTCTACGATATTTACCTGGTAATGGATTCCATTTTCCACGATCTCCACAAACTCCGGCGGCACCTCTCCGTAACGCTTCCCGTTGCTATCGGGAAGGCCTTCGTATTCCCGAGACTTCAGGTCCGAACGCTCATATATTCCTTTTGGGTGCAGGAGCTGCACCAACTCATCGACAATAATATCTTTCACGGATTCCGTTCCGGCCGCATGCACCTGAATGGAAATATAATCCGCATATTTATCGGCAATCAATCCCGGAAGAAAATCCGCTTCGGCAAAGATCAGACGAAGGGTATCATTCTCTTCATTCAGCAGGGCCAATCGTTTATTCACGGCTTTGGCCACGCGTGCTCTCCACCATTGCTCATTGATTTCCTTGCTTGGATCCCATTCCAACAAACGAACCGCAACCCTGGATTTGGCATTGTACATACCATAGGCAATAAATTCATCTTCATTATTGAATACAGCGACAATATCACCATTCTTTGGATGGTCAACCGTACTTTTTATCGCACCGGAAAATACCCATGGATGTAATTGCCAGGCAGCCTTATCCTTGCCTTTATTCAGGATTATTTTTTTCATGGCAACAAAAATAGGGAGAATTGAAAAAAATGAACCGGACTTTCTGCATAAATTTTCAATAGACCCTAAAAAATTTAACAATTCGACCTAGGATTTAACCGCAATATTTTCCGTATAATTGATTAAGCATCACTAACTTATTTAATAAAGCCATGAAACCTACCAAAGTACTTGCAGCCTTGTGGCTTGCCTGTACCCCATTGTGGTACAGTTGCCAGCAGAAATCGCACCTCCTCAACCAAGATCAGACAGCGATTTCGGATTCGACCTACCATTCGGTAGAGTTGGTCGAGCGTTACGGAGAGCTAACAGCCTTTGATGAGGTGATGCAGCTTTTTCCCGATCAAATGGTCTATGTGATGTTCTGGAAAAGCACGTGCGAAGAATGTACAGCAGAGTTCAGCAGCATCCCCGAGCTGAGCACTTTTGCGCAGAAGAACGGTATAGTGCCGCTCTATATTTCCCTGGACAGGGATAGCGATGCGAAGTTATGGGAAGAAACGATCGAGGTGAACGAACTGACGGGAAAGCATATCCGTGCAAACCGCCAATTGGCAGCGGATATCCGCGAACGGTTTGAAATGGAAAGTAGCGGACGGAATACCTTCCAAGTTCCCTTCTACATCATCCTTAAAAATGGAAAGATTGTCAAATTGGGTGCTGAAAGTCCCCGATCCAAAAAACGATTGCAGGAGCAATTGCAATCCTTCAAAATAAGAAAGGAGGCCTAAGGCCTCCTTCCCGTTATTGATGGTTCAATAAGTACTGTTTAAATTCTGTATAATCCACTTTCATAGGCTCTGCCAATTTCGGCTTGTCGGCCAAATCTTCGGCTCCCTTCGGTAGCTTGACGGCTTTAAAAACATCCGGATCAATAGCCTCTGGAAACTTGCACGGATGGGCCGTGGATAGGAATACCGATGCATATTCACCTGGATGAGCTTGTCGATACGCCTGCGAAGCCAAATAGGCAATCGCCGTATGCGGACAAGCAACATAACCGTACTGCGCAAACAGATCTTTCATGCCAGCTACCGTCTGCTCATCGTCAAATGTATAGGCGCTCACCAGATCCTTCAGTCCGTTTACATCCTGATCGAAAAGATCTTGGATCCGGACCCAGTTGCTGGGGTTACCGACATCCATGGCATTGGCAAGCGTTTGCACCGATGGCTTGGGCGCATAGCTGCCTGAATCCAAGAACCTTGGTACCGTATCATTGACATTGGTTCCTGCCACGAAATGGCGAACAGGTAACCCCATTTTATAGGCCAGTAAACCGGCGCCGATATTCCCAAAGTTGCCACTCGGAACAGTAAAAACAACTTGATCCATTCCCTGGGATTTCAATTGGGCGTAGGCCCAGAAATAATAGAAGGTCTGTGGAATGAGTCGGGCGATATTGATGGAATTGGCCGAGGTCAGGCGCAGCACCGCATTCAATTCCGGATCGTTGAAAGCTTCCTTGACCAGTGCCTGGCAATCGTCAAAGGTACCATCGACCTCCAAGGCGCGGATATTCTGCCCATTGGTGGTCAGCTGCTCCTCCTGAACCTTAGATACTTTCCCTTTTGGATACAGAATGGTAACGCGGGTGCCTGCTACGCCGAGGAAACCCAAGGCGACAGCGCCACCCGTATCCCCCGAAGTAGCGACCAGTACATCCAGAAGCTGATCGCCCTGTTTGGAATAATAGCCCATTACACGGCTCATAAATCGAGCGCCGAAATCCTTAAACGCATAGGAAGGACCATGAAAGAGCTCCAGAACCGCGGTCTCTGCACTCAGAAATCTGACCGGAGCTTCGAAGTTAATAGCATCCTGGATGATCGCCTTAAGATCCTTGGCAGGAATATCATCACCGATAATGGCCTTAGCGACTTCAAAGGCAATTTCCTGAAAGGAATACTGCTGGATATGTTTGATGAAATAGGGATCCAACTGCGGAATATTTTCAGGCATATAGAGCCCTTTGTCCTTAGGCAGGGAGTTAAAAACAGCTTCCTGGAAGGATACCCGTAAATCTTTATTGTTCGTACTGTAAAATTGCATGTCGTAAAATTTAGGTTTAAGATTTGGCGAGAACACGAGGCCCATCCCCATTCACTGCGGATACAAATTGCAGGCTATCGATTCCATGTGCGGTCAGGTGTGCTTGGATCCGATCTACGGCCTGCTGTGCAGCTTCAGCACCGCGACTGATGGCCACCACCGAAGGTCCGGATCCGGATATACCAAAGGCCAAGGCGCCAGCTTCCATTGCAATCCGCTTCATTTCGTAGAATTCCGGGATCAGGATGGCTCGGGTCGGTTCGATCAGCACATCCTGCATGCTGCGTCCGATGAGGTCATAGTCTTTTTCATACAGTCCGGCAATCAGACCGGCAATATTACCCCACTGCACCACGGCATCTTTCAGGGCAACTTTCTCCTTGATCAACTGCCGTGCATCACGCGTCGGCACGTCGACCTGTGGAAATACGATCCCAGCGACCAACTCTTCAGGAACCGGCAACTTCTGGATATCCAGTGGTGAATAGCCTTTGATCAGGGTGATCCCGCCCAACAGGGCCGGCGCAACATTATCGGCATGGCCATGCCCACAGGCCAAGCGTTCACCCTCTACACAATACGGCATCAATTCTTCCCTCGAGAGTGGTTCGCCCAATAGGGCATTGATCGCGAACAGCCCCGCAACGGTACTCGCGGAACTCGATCCCAATCCACTACCTATCGGCATATGCTTGGTCAACTCGATTTCAACACCTAGCTGATCGGCCAGGCCCAGATCGCTCAGTAACATCTTGACACATGCACTCACGGTATTCCGATCGGCATCCAAAGGCAAGCGGCCATCGTCACCCTTTATCGAACGGATCCGAACACCTGGCTCTGCAACGCGCTCCATGTAGACCTCATCCCCCGGTTTATCGACGGCGAACCCAAGTATATCGAAACCACAGATCATATTGGCTACGGTTGCCGGTGCAAATACCCGTACTTCATGTAATGCGCGGGCCAGGTCCACCCGCTTTTCCTGTATATTATTTTCTACTATTGACATGGTTATAAGTTTATGCTCCAACATTCACTAGATCGGCAAAGACACCACCAGCAGTCACTTCTGCCCCAGCACCGGGCCCTTTAACCACCAACGGCCGTTCCTTATAGCGCTCCGTTGTAAACGAGATGATATTATCACTCCCCGATAGGGCATAGAAAGGGTGCTGCTCATCCACCATCTGCAAGCTGATCGATACCTTTCCGTCTTCCAAGGTTCCGATATAGCGGATTACCTTGCCCTGTTGCGCTGCATCTGTTTTTAAAGCATTGAAATAATCCTCCGATTTCAGGAGTTCCGCATAGAACTCATCCACCGAAGTAGCTTTTAAGCAGTTTTCCGGCAGGATATTCCCCAACGCGACCTCATCGGCCTCAATAGGGTAACCGGCATCGCGCGCCAGGATCAGCATTTTTCGCATAAAATCAATGCCGCCCAGGTCATCACGAGGGTCAGGCTCGGTATAGCCCAATTCCTGCGCTTTCTTGACAACATCATAAAACGATGCATCTCCTTTGAAGTTATTAAAGATATAGGAAATCGTTCCGGACAGGATCGCTTCGATGCGCAAGAGGCGGTCACCGCTCATCATCAGGTCCTTCAGCACCCGTACGATCGGCAATCCCGCACCTACATTCGTTTCATAAAAGAAATCAACACCATGCTTGCGTGCCGTCTCATGCAGCATCTTGTATTGTGCATAATCGCCTGAATTCGCAATCTTGTTACAGGTCACGATGGAGATATTGGATTTAAAAATGCTCTCGTAATAAGTCGATGGCAGCTTGCTGGCTGTATTGTCGATGAAGACACAGTTCGGCAGGTTCATGGCCTGCATGGTCGCAATAAAAGATCCCAGATCAGCCACCTCACCATGCTGTTCTACGGTCTCTTTCCAATTCGCGAGGTCAATGCCCTCCGTATTGAAATACATCCTTCTGGAATTGGCGATGCCGACCACCTTAATCTCCACATCATTCTGCTCCAGCAGAAAATCATGCTGCTTGTGCAATTGGTTGAATAGTGTAGAACCGATATTACCGGTACCCACATTGAAGACATATAAGGTTTTCTTCAACTCGGCAAAAAACGCATCATGGACCGCATTCAGGGCCTTGGAGAGATCCTCTTTATTGATGATAACGGATATATTGAACTCTGATGATCCCTGCGCAATTGCCCGCACATTGATACCGTTACGCCCGAGCGCATGGAAGAGCTTCCCGGACATACCAGGCGTGCGCTTCATGTGCTCCCCTACGATCGCGAGAATCGATAGGTTATCTTCAATTACCGGCATGCTGAGCTTATTCGCCAGCAGCTCCAGTTCGAATTCATTCTGAATCAATAGTTTTGCCTTTTGCGCATCGTTTGGATTGACGGCAAAGGTAATGCTATGCTCGGATGACGACTGCGTGATCAGGATTACATTTATCTGCTCACGCGCCAATAACGTAAAAAGACGCCCGCTGAATCCAGATTTCCCGACCATTCCACTACCAGTCAAGTTCAGTACCGACACATCCGAGATGGAGGAAATTCCTTTAATGGGGTATGCCGATTTCTCCGTTTCGAACTGTATGGTCGTTCCGGCAAGTTCCGGTTCGAAAGTATTGCGGATAACAATCGGAATTTTCTTCATGAAAGCGGGAACCATGGTTGGCGGGTAAATTACCTTTGCCCCGAAATAGGACAATTCCATCGCTTCGGTATAGGAAAGCACAGGGAGGGAGAACGCTTTCTTGACGATCCGCGGATCGGCGGTCAACATGCCATTCACATCTGTCCAGATTTCAATCGCTGATGCATTCAGCACCGAACCGAATATGGCCGCTGTGTAATCGGAGCCTCCACGGCCCAGGGTCGTCATCCGCCCCTCTTCGTTGGAACCGATAAATCCTGTTACAAAGAGGAGTTTACCGGCATGGGTCTGTGCAAGGGCCTGAATCAGTTGCGTTGTCAATGGTTCATTCAGGTGCGCATTGCCGAAATTGGAATCCGTTTTCACATAATAGGATGCATTGATGTATTCGGAGACGGGAATTTCCTGTTCCATAATCTTGGCGACCAAATAATTGCTACAACGCTCGCCATAGGAGATGATGAGGTCCTTACTCTGATTGCTCAACTCCTTGAGGGATGCTACACCCTGCAGCAGATCCTCCAATTCATTCATCAGAAGTTTCAGGCGCGTCAGTACGGGATTCTGGAATTTGACCGCGATCAACTTCTTTACGACGTCAAAATGTTTTTCTTCCAAGTCCTTCAGATCATCTTGGAAGGGTTTGCCCTGTGATGCATCCTCAGCCATCTTCGTCAATAGGTTGGTGACACCTGACATAGCTGATAATACCACCAAGGGTTGCTCTCCTGCTTCATAGGACTTCTTGACGATGCCAAGAACGGCCTTGATACTTTCTACGGAACCTACGGATGTCCCGCCAAATTTTAGGATTTTCATGTTTTTACGTTACTGTTTATATACTGTTAGTTTTGTTGCTGAAAATAAAAAAGCCCTCCTCGAAATGAGGAAGGCTTCTAATATCTGTACTAATTACTATACAATAGAATTACTTCCTCCGTGCTATATTCCCGGTGGTAATAATAATTGTAATAGTAATAGATGTGTTTAACATGTAAATTTGATTTCTATTTCTCAAATATATTAACATTTTCCATCTAATAGGCATGTTTCATTAAAAAAATTAAAAAAATAACGAAATCAAGGTATAAAGCTGTTTAATGGAAGATAATCGAGAATTTTTTTAGAATTTGTAGTCGAAAATCTAGGTTTTGTAAATGTTAAAAGTGTTAAAAGTTTGTTAAAAAGGGACAATTTTGTTTTGATTTCTATACAGTATGTATTAGATTTGCTTCAGCTCGTTTGAAAAATGACAATAAAAAGAAGATTTTCAAGGAGTTTAAGGTTGTATAAAAAAGCGATTTAATGAAAACAAAGAAACTAGTGGCAGTGATGCTCTTCATAGGCTTATGTCTATTCTCGCAGGCTCAAACGAATCAAAAGTCCTCTGATCCTGACAATCTAGCTAAAGAATACTTCTCTCAAATCATGGGCGTTGCTTCAAACGCTACTACGAACACGAAACTTTATCAATTTGTATATGAATGGTTGGGTACTCCATACCGTTTAGGTGGTGATTCCCGTCGTGGAATTGACTGTTCCAAATTTTCACTAGCGGTTTATGAAAATGTTTTCAATACCACTATTGGATACAACAGCCGCAACCAGTATGCAAATGTTACTCCAGTTCGCAAGAACGATCTACAAGCTGGGGATTTGGTGTTCTTCAAGATCAGAAGTAGAAGCATCACACACGTAGGTGTATATTTAGGCGATGATAAATTCGCACATGCCTCATCCAGCCGTGGCGTTATGGTGAGCGACCTGAACGAAGCCTATTGGAAGCGTTATTACTACAACGGCGGTCGTCCTAAAGTAGAAGACAACAGAATCATGACAGCGGATGCCAACCCGAAAGAGAAAAGCAACCTGAACTAAGATTCTTCACAAGAAATTATAAAAATAAAGTCCGAATGCCGTTGCATTCGGACTTTATTTTTTAAAAGATTTGCTAAATTTACCCCTGAACAAATAAGCGACAATGTCATCAAAGAAAACACTCATTCTTAATAAGGATCAGATCCGCCAAAAGTCTAGACGCATTGCCTACCAGATCATCGAAGACAACTTCGATGAACCTGCCATTGTACTTGTGGGCATCGCTGACCGTGGCTATGTATTTGCCCAACGTTTGCAGAAGTTGTTAGCGGAGATTGCTCCCGATAAATCCATCGAATTGCTCCGTGTGAACATACAGAAGTCCAAGCGCAGTTTGGAGTCCAGCACAGATGCAAACATTGACATCGCAAAGAATAAGGTGGTCATCCTGATCGATGATGTACTGAACAGTGGCCGGACATTGGCGTATGGCTTGGGAGTATTCTTGAACGTCCCGTTGAAGCGCATGCGTACGGCGGTACTGATCGACCGCAGTCACCACCAATTCCCCGTATTCAGTGATTATTATGGCCTTAAGCTCTCCACTATCCTTAAGGAACATGTGGAAGTCCAACTTGAGGAATACGACAATACAGAAGATGCGGCCTATTTATCATAAGCCGCATCTTGCGTTTTTGGACCTTGGTTAGTCTATCCTAACTCTTTCCTTTATATATTTTCAATTTCTGCCCGATCTTCAGGTGCGACCCGCGGATGTTGTTATCCGCTTTGATCTTCGTAACGGTAGCTCCACGATGTTTATCGGCAATACCTGATAGGGTATCCCCACGCTTCACGGTATAGGAAACATAACTTGGCGCAGCGCGCTCTGTCTTTTCTGCTTTAGCCCTATTCGCCGCGATCACATTCTTGGTCAGCTTTTCATCCAAAGGTTTCGCCACGGCAATTGTTCGGCCCACAATGGCGGAACGAGAAGTCAGGTTATTCCACGCCATCAGGTTCTGTACCGACACATTATACTTTTTGGCAATGGACTGTAGGGTCTCGCCACGGACCACGCGGTGCTCACGCTCATCTTCCAATACGGCAATCGCTTGCTGTACGGCAGGATTGGCCTGATTGTTCAAGGCCGCATAGATCAGCGAATCACTCATGCTCTCGTTATACGGAATGACCAATCGTCTTGGTTTCTCTGGAGTTGCTTGCACAACCCCTTTCTTATAGGCTGGGTTTAACTGTTTGATCAGGTCGGAGCTACAGGTTAGCGCGTTGGCA is a genomic window containing:
- a CDS encoding SGNH/GDSL hydrolase family protein; this translates as MNDRRDFLKKSLLTLGAAGLTGSLAQAFNFSTGAKAKISIKKGDVILFQGDSITDAGRKRDNLNPNDSNAFGNGYAFMAASTLLNKHADKDLKVYNRGISGNRVPDLLGRWQTDALELKPTILSIMIGVNDFWRTKDRGAVNTPEQYKAQYKELLDKTVSALPGVKLILIEPFGVNNVKHVKDDWYPEFPKYQQVVKELAQEYKAVFLPYQQVFDQALKRNANGAHWTTDGVHTTMAGANLMAEAWLNLVS
- a CDS encoding class I SAM-dependent rRNA methyltransferase → MKKIILNKGKDKAAWQLHPWVFSGAIKSTVDHPKNGDIVAVFNNEDEFIAYGMYNAKSRVAVRLLEWDPSKEINEQWWRARVAKAVNKRLALLNEENDTLRLIFAEADFLPGLIADKYADYISIQVHAAGTESVKDIIVDELVQLLHPKGIYERSDLKSREYEGLPDSNGKRYGEVPPEFVEIVENGIHYQVNIVEGQKSGFYCDQRENRAITARYAKDKKVLDCFCYSGGFTLNAFRQGAQSVTSVDSSALAIETLKSNVQKNGFAADKHSAVQSDVNKYLRELGEQGEKFDLIVLDPPKYAPSRSTLEKASRAYKDLNRRGLLLLNSGGILATFSCSGAMDIETFKQVIAWAALDAGKEIQYIYQFCQPEDHPVRASFPEGEYLKGLLVRVV
- a CDS encoding TlpA family protein disulfide reductase — its product is MKPTKVLAALWLACTPLWYSCQQKSHLLNQDQTAISDSTYHSVELVERYGELTAFDEVMQLFPDQMVYVMFWKSTCEECTAEFSSIPELSTFAQKNGIVPLYISLDRDSDAKLWEETIEVNELTGKHIRANRQLAADIRERFEMESSGRNTFQVPFYIILKNGKIVKLGAESPRSKKRLQEQLQSFKIRKEA
- the thrC gene encoding threonine synthase; protein product: MQFYSTNNKDLRVSFQEAVFNSLPKDKGLYMPENIPQLDPYFIKHIQQYSFQEIAFEVAKAIIGDDIPAKDLKAIIQDAINFEAPVRFLSAETAVLELFHGPSYAFKDFGARFMSRVMGYYSKQGDQLLDVLVATSGDTGGAVALGFLGVAGTRVTILYPKGKVSKVQEEQLTTNGQNIRALEVDGTFDDCQALVKEAFNDPELNAVLRLTSANSINIARLIPQTFYYFWAYAQLKSQGMDQVVFTVPSGNFGNIGAGLLAYKMGLPVRHFVAGTNVNDTVPRFLDSGSYAPKPSVQTLANAMDVGNPSNWVRIQDLFDQDVNGLKDLVSAYTFDDEQTVAGMKDLFAQYGYVACPHTAIAYLASQAYRQAHPGEYASVFLSTAHPCKFPEAIDPDVFKAVKLPKGAEDLADKPKLAEPMKVDYTEFKQYLLNHQ
- a CDS encoding homoserine kinase, which produces MSIVENNIQEKRVDLARALHEVRVFAPATVANMICGFDILGFAVDKPGDEVYMERVAEPGVRIRSIKGDDGRLPLDADRNTVSACVKMLLSDLGLADQLGVEIELTKHMPIGSGLGSSSASTVAGLFAINALLGEPLSREELMPYCVEGERLACGHGHADNVAPALLGGITLIKGYSPLDIQKLPVPEELVAGIVFPQVDVPTRDARQLIKEKVALKDAVVQWGNIAGLIAGLYEKDYDLIGRSMQDVLIEPTRAILIPEFYEMKRIAMEAGALAFGISGSGPSVVAISRGAEAAQQAVDRIQAHLTAHGIDSLQFVSAVNGDGPRVLAKS
- the thrA gene encoding bifunctional aspartate kinase/homoserine dehydrogenase I: MKILKFGGTSVGSVESIKAVLGIVKKSYEAGEQPLVVLSAMSGVTNLLTKMAEDASQGKPFQDDLKDLEEKHFDVVKKLIAVKFQNPVLTRLKLLMNELEDLLQGVASLKELSNQSKDLIISYGERCSNYLVAKIMEQEIPVSEYINASYYVKTDSNFGNAHLNEPLTTQLIQALAQTHAGKLLFVTGFIGSNEEGRMTTLGRGGSDYTAAIFGSVLNASAIEIWTDVNGMLTADPRIVKKAFSLPVLSYTEAMELSYFGAKVIYPPTMVPAFMKKIPIVIRNTFEPELAGTTIQFETEKSAYPIKGISSISDVSVLNLTGSGMVGKSGFSGRLFTLLAREQINVILITQSSSEHSITFAVNPNDAQKAKLLIQNEFELELLANKLSMPVIEDNLSILAIVGEHMKRTPGMSGKLFHALGRNGINVRAIAQGSSEFNISVIINKEDLSKALNAVHDAFFAELKKTLYVFNVGTGNIGSTLFNQLHKQHDFLLEQNDVEIKVVGIANSRRMYFNTEGIDLANWKETVEQHGEVADLGSFIATMQAMNLPNCVFIDNTASKLPSTYYESIFKSNISIVTCNKIANSGDYAQYKMLHETARKHGVDFFYETNVGAGLPIVRVLKDLMMSGDRLLRIEAILSGTISYIFNNFKGDASFYDVVKKAQELGYTEPDPRDDLGGIDFMRKMLILARDAGYPIEADEVALGNILPENCLKATSVDEFYAELLKSEDYFNALKTDAAQQGKVIRYIGTLEDGKVSISLQMVDEQHPFYALSGSDNIISFTTERYKERPLVVKGPGAGAEVTAGGVFADLVNVGA
- a CDS encoding C40 family peptidase; protein product: MKTKKLVAVMLFIGLCLFSQAQTNQKSSDPDNLAKEYFSQIMGVASNATTNTKLYQFVYEWLGTPYRLGGDSRRGIDCSKFSLAVYENVFNTTIGYNSRNQYANVTPVRKNDLQAGDLVFFKIRSRSITHVGVYLGDDKFAHASSSRGVMVSDLNEAYWKRYYYNGGRPKVEDNRIMTADANPKEKSNLN
- a CDS encoding phosphoribosyltransferase family protein, with amino-acid sequence MSSKKTLILNKDQIRQKSRRIAYQIIEDNFDEPAIVLVGIADRGYVFAQRLQKLLAEIAPDKSIELLRVNIQKSKRSLESSTDANIDIAKNKVVILIDDVLNSGRTLAYGLGVFLNVPLKRMRTAVLIDRSHHQFPVFSDYYGLKLSTILKEHVEVQLEEYDNTEDAAYLS